One stretch of Zingiber officinale cultivar Zhangliang chromosome 6B, Zo_v1.1, whole genome shotgun sequence DNA includes these proteins:
- the LOC121989812 gene encoding leucine-rich repeat receptor-like serine/threonine-protein kinase BAM3 isoform X2, protein MAMLGASFFLFLSASLLFLFSAASPASSPGLSLKKQASALLSIKQSFRTSDDFFRSWSSWNHASVCSWNGVRCDASGRGVTELDVSNLNVSGFLSPRIAELRAIARLSVSGNNFAGEFPASVCQLPHLQFLNISNNRFNGSLDWNFFSGMVELQVFDAYNNDFSGSLPVALPELPLLRHLDLGGNYFSGLIPATYGGFPAISYLSLAGNDLGGRIPPELGNLTTLKQLYLGYFNDFDGGIPVELGRLTNLLHLDLSSCGLKGEIPHQLGDLVKLDTLFLQTNQLTGTVPPQIGNLSNLRFLDISNNALTGEIPSEFGNLQELKLLHMFLNQFHGEIPLFIAELPCLEVLKLWHNNFTGIIPPKLGQNGKLRELDLSTNKLTGLVPRALCIGRKLEILILLNNFLFGPLPDDLGECATLVRVRMGQNYLTGSIPGGFLYLPELLLLELQNNYLTGVLTDEPAKPPTKLGQLNLSNNRFFGPLPGSIGNFSALQILLLSDNQFTGEIPPQVGLLKHVLKIDMSTNNFSGRIPPELGDCLLLTYLDLSQNQLTGEMPYQVSQIRILNYLNVSWNQLAGAIPKEMGSMKSLTSVDFSHNDFSGRVPETGQFAYFNASSFLSNPQLCGPILNPCNISASSQFHRDQQGSFKLQLPGKSKLLFALGLLLCSIVFAITVAIKTRSVMARNSNLWKLTAFQKLDFGSQEIVECLKENCIIGRGGAGIVYRGTMPNGEEVAVKRLLGISKGSTHDNGFSAEIQTLGKIRHRNIVRLLAFCSNNDCKLLVYEYMPNGNLGELLHGKRAGYLNWQMRLRIAIESAKGMCYLHHDCRPPILHRDVKCNNILLDANFEAHVADFGLAKYLRDTGASECMSAIAGSYGYIAPDKFV, encoded by the exons ATGGCCATGCTTGGTGcaagcttcttccttttcctctctgcttctcttctctttctcttctcagCCGCCTCTCCGGCTTCCTCCCCCGGCCTTTCCCTGAAGAAGCAGGCTTCTGCTCTTCTTTCCATCAAGCAATCTTTCCGCACGTCTGACGACTTCTTCCGGAGCTGGAGCTCGTGGAATCATGCTTCGGTCTGCTCGTGGAACGGCGTCCGGTGCGATGCCTCCGGGCGCGGGGTCACCGAGCTCGACGTCTCCAACCTCAACGTCTCCGGTTTCCTCTCGCCGAGGATAGCTGAGCTGAGGGCGATCGCTCGCCTGTCGGTCTCTGGCAACAACTTCGCCGGTGAGTTCCCCGCCAGCGTCTGCCAGCTCCCGCACCTCCAGTTCCTCAACATCTCCAACAACCGCTTCAATGGCTCCCTGGACTGGAACTTCTTCTCTGGAATGGTGGAGCTGCAAGTTTTCGACGCGTACAATAATGACTTCTCCGGGTCGCTCCCGGTGGCGCTCCCGGAGCTGCCTCTGCTCCGCCACTTGGACCTCGGCGGGAACTACTTCTCCGGCCTGATCCCGGCCACTTACGGTGGTTTTCCTGCCATTAGCTATCTGTCATTGGCTGGGAACGATTTGGGTGGCCGCATTCCACCCGAGCTCGGCAACCTCACCACTCTCAAGCAGCTTTACTTAGGCTACTTCAATGACTTCGACGGTGGCATTCCGGTGGAGCTCGGCAGGTTGACTAATCTCCTCCACCTTGACCTCTCGAGCTGCGGCTTGAAGGGTGAAATCCCGCACCAGTTGGGGGATCTTGTGAAGTTGGACACTCTGTTCCTGCAGACGAACCAGCTCACCGGCACCGTTCCTCCCCAAATTGGCAACTTGAGCAACTTAAGATTCCTCGACATCTCCAACAATGCGCTAACCGGGGAGATACCGAGTGAGTTTGGGAATCTCCAGGAGCTCAAGTTGCTGCACATGTTCCTCAACCAGTTCCATGGAGAAATCCCATTGTTCATCGCAGAGCTGCCCTGTTTGGAGGTGCTGAAACTGTGGCACAACAACTTCACTGGTATTATCCCTCCCAAACTTGGACAGAATGGCAAACTCCGCGAGCTCGATCTCTCCACCAACAAACTCACTGGATTGGTCCCCAGAGCTCTCTGCATCGGGAGGAAGTTGGAGATACTGATCTTGCTCAACAACTTCCTCTTTGGTCCTCTGCCGGATGACCTTGGCGAGTGCGCAACTCTTGTGAGGGTGCGCATGGGACAGAACTACTTAACCGGGTCTATTCCCGGAGGCTTCCTCTACCTACCGGAATTGTTACTGCTGGAGTTGCAAAACAATTACCTCACCGGAGTTCTAACAGATGAACCTGCAAAGCCACCTACAAAGCTAGGCCAGCTTAATCTATCGAACAACCGGTTTTTCGGACCTCTCCCAGGCTCCATTGGCAACTTCTCGGCATTGCAGATTCTTCTTCTCAGTGACAACCAGTTCACCGGAGAAATCCCACCTCAGGTTGGTCTTCTCAAGCACGTGCTAAAGATAGATATGAGCACGAACAACTTCTCTGGTCGGATCCCTCCTGAGCTTGGCGATTGCTTGCtgctgacctacttggacttgagCCAGAACCAATTAACCGGTGAGATGCCGTACCAAGTGTCTCAAATTAGGATTCTGAACTATCTGAATGTTTCATGGAACCAGTTGGCCGGAGCCATTCCAAAGGAAATGGGGAGCATGAAGAGTCTAACTTCGGTCGACTTCTCTCACAATGACTTCTCCGGCAGAGTGCCGGAGACAGGGCAGTTTGCCTACTTCAACGCTTCGTCCTTCCTTTCCAATCCTCAGCTATGCGGGCCAATTCTGAACCCCTGCAACATCTCAGCAAGTTCTCAGTTCCATCGAGACCAACAAGGAAGTTTCAAGCTCCAGCTCCCCGGGAAGTCCAAACTCCTGTTTGCTCTGGGCCTCTTACTGTGTTCCATAGTTTTCGCCATCACGGTGGCCATCAAGACGCGGTCCGTGATGGCAAGAAACTCTAATTTGTGGAAATTGACTGCGTTCCAGAAATTGGATTTCGGGAGTCAAGAGATTGTAGAATGCCTCAAAGAGAACTGCATCATCGGGAGAGGAGGAGCTGGCATCGTCTACCGAGGCACGATGCCTAACGGCGAAGAGGTCGCAGTGAAGCGACTGCTCGGAATCAGCAAAGGGTCGACGCATGACAACGGATTCTCTGCAGAGATTCAAACACTGGGCAAGATTAGACATCGCAACATCGTCAGGTTGCTCGCCTTCTGCTCCAACAACGACTGCAAGTTGCTGGTCTACGAGTACATGCCCAATGGAAACTTAGGAGAGTTGCTCCATGGAAAGAGAGCTGGGTATCTCAATTGGCAAATGAGGCTCAGGATCGCCATCGAATCGGCCAAAGGAATGTGCTACCTGCACCACGACTGTCGCCCTCCGATTCTTCACCGGGATGTCAAGTGCAACAACATCTTGTTGGATGCAAACTTTGAAGCTCATGTAGCTGATTTCGGGCTGGCCAAGTACTTGAGGGACACTGGAGCCTCCGAATGCATGTCCGCCATTGCTGGCTCTTATGGCTACATTGCTCCCG ATAAGTTCGTTTAG
- the LOC121989812 gene encoding leucine-rich repeat receptor-like serine/threonine-protein kinase BAM3 isoform X1, protein MAMLGASFFLFLSASLLFLFSAASPASSPGLSLKKQASALLSIKQSFRTSDDFFRSWSSWNHASVCSWNGVRCDASGRGVTELDVSNLNVSGFLSPRIAELRAIARLSVSGNNFAGEFPASVCQLPHLQFLNISNNRFNGSLDWNFFSGMVELQVFDAYNNDFSGSLPVALPELPLLRHLDLGGNYFSGLIPATYGGFPAISYLSLAGNDLGGRIPPELGNLTTLKQLYLGYFNDFDGGIPVELGRLTNLLHLDLSSCGLKGEIPHQLGDLVKLDTLFLQTNQLTGTVPPQIGNLSNLRFLDISNNALTGEIPSEFGNLQELKLLHMFLNQFHGEIPLFIAELPCLEVLKLWHNNFTGIIPPKLGQNGKLRELDLSTNKLTGLVPRALCIGRKLEILILLNNFLFGPLPDDLGECATLVRVRMGQNYLTGSIPGGFLYLPELLLLELQNNYLTGVLTDEPAKPPTKLGQLNLSNNRFFGPLPGSIGNFSALQILLLSDNQFTGEIPPQVGLLKHVLKIDMSTNNFSGRIPPELGDCLLLTYLDLSQNQLTGEMPYQVSQIRILNYLNVSWNQLAGAIPKEMGSMKSLTSVDFSHNDFSGRVPETGQFAYFNASSFLSNPQLCGPILNPCNISASSQFHRDQQGSFKLQLPGKSKLLFALGLLLCSIVFAITVAIKTRSVMARNSNLWKLTAFQKLDFGSQEIVECLKENCIIGRGGAGIVYRGTMPNGEEVAVKRLLGISKGSTHDNGFSAEIQTLGKIRHRNIVRLLAFCSNNDCKLLVYEYMPNGNLGELLHGKRAGYLNWQMRLRIAIESAKGMCYLHHDCRPPILHRDVKCNNILLDANFEAHVADFGLAKYLRDTGASECMSAIAGSYGYIAPEYAYTLKVDEKSDVYSFGVVLLELITGRRPVGDFGEEGLDLVQWTRIVTNWSKEGVVKILDPWLSNVPVEEAMQVFFVAMLCVQEHSVERPTMREVIQMLEQAKPSSVLHPS, encoded by the exons ATGGCCATGCTTGGTGcaagcttcttccttttcctctctgcttctcttctctttctcttctcagCCGCCTCTCCGGCTTCCTCCCCCGGCCTTTCCCTGAAGAAGCAGGCTTCTGCTCTTCTTTCCATCAAGCAATCTTTCCGCACGTCTGACGACTTCTTCCGGAGCTGGAGCTCGTGGAATCATGCTTCGGTCTGCTCGTGGAACGGCGTCCGGTGCGATGCCTCCGGGCGCGGGGTCACCGAGCTCGACGTCTCCAACCTCAACGTCTCCGGTTTCCTCTCGCCGAGGATAGCTGAGCTGAGGGCGATCGCTCGCCTGTCGGTCTCTGGCAACAACTTCGCCGGTGAGTTCCCCGCCAGCGTCTGCCAGCTCCCGCACCTCCAGTTCCTCAACATCTCCAACAACCGCTTCAATGGCTCCCTGGACTGGAACTTCTTCTCTGGAATGGTGGAGCTGCAAGTTTTCGACGCGTACAATAATGACTTCTCCGGGTCGCTCCCGGTGGCGCTCCCGGAGCTGCCTCTGCTCCGCCACTTGGACCTCGGCGGGAACTACTTCTCCGGCCTGATCCCGGCCACTTACGGTGGTTTTCCTGCCATTAGCTATCTGTCATTGGCTGGGAACGATTTGGGTGGCCGCATTCCACCCGAGCTCGGCAACCTCACCACTCTCAAGCAGCTTTACTTAGGCTACTTCAATGACTTCGACGGTGGCATTCCGGTGGAGCTCGGCAGGTTGACTAATCTCCTCCACCTTGACCTCTCGAGCTGCGGCTTGAAGGGTGAAATCCCGCACCAGTTGGGGGATCTTGTGAAGTTGGACACTCTGTTCCTGCAGACGAACCAGCTCACCGGCACCGTTCCTCCCCAAATTGGCAACTTGAGCAACTTAAGATTCCTCGACATCTCCAACAATGCGCTAACCGGGGAGATACCGAGTGAGTTTGGGAATCTCCAGGAGCTCAAGTTGCTGCACATGTTCCTCAACCAGTTCCATGGAGAAATCCCATTGTTCATCGCAGAGCTGCCCTGTTTGGAGGTGCTGAAACTGTGGCACAACAACTTCACTGGTATTATCCCTCCCAAACTTGGACAGAATGGCAAACTCCGCGAGCTCGATCTCTCCACCAACAAACTCACTGGATTGGTCCCCAGAGCTCTCTGCATCGGGAGGAAGTTGGAGATACTGATCTTGCTCAACAACTTCCTCTTTGGTCCTCTGCCGGATGACCTTGGCGAGTGCGCAACTCTTGTGAGGGTGCGCATGGGACAGAACTACTTAACCGGGTCTATTCCCGGAGGCTTCCTCTACCTACCGGAATTGTTACTGCTGGAGTTGCAAAACAATTACCTCACCGGAGTTCTAACAGATGAACCTGCAAAGCCACCTACAAAGCTAGGCCAGCTTAATCTATCGAACAACCGGTTTTTCGGACCTCTCCCAGGCTCCATTGGCAACTTCTCGGCATTGCAGATTCTTCTTCTCAGTGACAACCAGTTCACCGGAGAAATCCCACCTCAGGTTGGTCTTCTCAAGCACGTGCTAAAGATAGATATGAGCACGAACAACTTCTCTGGTCGGATCCCTCCTGAGCTTGGCGATTGCTTGCtgctgacctacttggacttgagCCAGAACCAATTAACCGGTGAGATGCCGTACCAAGTGTCTCAAATTAGGATTCTGAACTATCTGAATGTTTCATGGAACCAGTTGGCCGGAGCCATTCCAAAGGAAATGGGGAGCATGAAGAGTCTAACTTCGGTCGACTTCTCTCACAATGACTTCTCCGGCAGAGTGCCGGAGACAGGGCAGTTTGCCTACTTCAACGCTTCGTCCTTCCTTTCCAATCCTCAGCTATGCGGGCCAATTCTGAACCCCTGCAACATCTCAGCAAGTTCTCAGTTCCATCGAGACCAACAAGGAAGTTTCAAGCTCCAGCTCCCCGGGAAGTCCAAACTCCTGTTTGCTCTGGGCCTCTTACTGTGTTCCATAGTTTTCGCCATCACGGTGGCCATCAAGACGCGGTCCGTGATGGCAAGAAACTCTAATTTGTGGAAATTGACTGCGTTCCAGAAATTGGATTTCGGGAGTCAAGAGATTGTAGAATGCCTCAAAGAGAACTGCATCATCGGGAGAGGAGGAGCTGGCATCGTCTACCGAGGCACGATGCCTAACGGCGAAGAGGTCGCAGTGAAGCGACTGCTCGGAATCAGCAAAGGGTCGACGCATGACAACGGATTCTCTGCAGAGATTCAAACACTGGGCAAGATTAGACATCGCAACATCGTCAGGTTGCTCGCCTTCTGCTCCAACAACGACTGCAAGTTGCTGGTCTACGAGTACATGCCCAATGGAAACTTAGGAGAGTTGCTCCATGGAAAGAGAGCTGGGTATCTCAATTGGCAAATGAGGCTCAGGATCGCCATCGAATCGGCCAAAGGAATGTGCTACCTGCACCACGACTGTCGCCCTCCGATTCTTCACCGGGATGTCAAGTGCAACAACATCTTGTTGGATGCAAACTTTGAAGCTCATGTAGCTGATTTCGGGCTGGCCAAGTACTTGAGGGACACTGGAGCCTCCGAATGCATGTCCGCCATTGCTGGCTCTTATGGCTACATTGCTCCCG AATACGCGTACACTCTgaaggtggacgagaagagcgacGTGTACAGCTTCGGAGTAGTACTGCTGGAGCTCATCACCGGCCGACGTCCGGTGGGTGACTTCGGCGAGGAAGGACTGGACCTTGTCCAGTGGACGAGGATCGTCACGAACTGGAGCAAGGAAGGGGTGGTGAAGATCCTGGACCCCTGGCTGAGCAACGTGCCGGTGGAGGAGGCCATGCAGGTGTTCTTTGTTGCCATGCTGTGCGTGCAGGAGCACAGCGTGGAGAGGCCGACCATGAGAGAGGTGATACAAATGCTGGAACAAGCCAAGCCCTCCTCTGTTCTACACCCAAGCTAG